A segment of the Acidimicrobiia bacterium genome:
GTGATCGAGTCGGGATCATCGACCAGGGTGAGATCAAGGCCGAAGGCACTCGCCGGGAACTCATCGAGTTGATCGGCCAACGAGACCGCATCCGCATCACCGCCACGGGGGTCGACGACGCGACACTGGCCGATCTGCGGGGCCTCGTTGGAGTGGACAGCGTCTCACCAACAGATGATTCACTGGACATGTTGGTGAGTGACGCCGGGGCGGCGCTTCCCGAAGCGATGCGAGTTCTGACCACCCACGGGTCGGGCGTATCGTCGGTCACCGTCGAGGAACCCGATCTCGAGGCAGTCTTCCTGCATTTGACCGGCAAGGCGCTCCGAGACTGACATGCGCCACGCCTGGACCATCGCCAAGAACGATCTGGCATTACGGGCCAGGGACCGTTCCATCTTCATCATCGGACTCGTGGCTCCGCTGGCGTTGGCGTTCATCTTCAATCTGGTGTTCGGGGCCGGCATCAGCGACGTCGGAGAGACCATCACTTTCGATGTGGGAGTGGCCAACCTCGACGGCGGGCCGATCGGTGAAGCCTTCGCGGGAGTACTCGATTCGATCGCATCCGACGGCCTATTAAAGGTCACCGTCTTCGACTCGGCAGACGCGGCACGAACCGCGGCAGACGAAGGCGACGTCGGGGCATCATTCATCCTCCCGGCAGGACTTTCGGGCAGCGTCCTCGGAGGCGCAGACGCCACCATCGAGGTGGTCGGCAATGTCGACGCTCCCACTACGACCCAGGTGGCCTCTTCGATCGCCGAACAGTTCGGCCTCGGGGTGAGAACCGCCAACCTCTCCGTGGCGACAGCATTGGCAACGGGCGTGCTCCTGCCCCAGGACTCCATCGCGGCCGCTGGTGAGGCGGGCACCGCCCCGGCGGCAATCGAAATCGGCACCGTCGAAGCAGCCACGCGACAGATCGACTCGGCGACCTATTTCGTTGCCGGCCTGTCGATCTTCTTCTTGTTCTTCATCGCCGGAATGGCTGTGACGTCCATGCTTGAGGAACGACGGGAAGGCACGCTCATGCGACTCCTGGCGGCGCCGATCAACCGCAAGTCGATCACGATCGGCAAGTCCATCGCCAGCGTCTTGATCGGTCTCGTATCGATGACCGTTCTGGTGGTTACGTCGACGTTGATCATGGGCGCCGAATGGGGAGCGCCTATAGGTGTGGCGCTGTTGGTGGCCGGCGCCGTGTTGGCCGTCGTGGCGCTCATGACGTTTGTTGGTGCTTTTGCCAAGACCGCCGAGCAGGCCGGAAACCTCCAGTCGATCGTGGCTGTCACGATGGGCATGCTTGGCGGTACGTTCTTCCCGATCACCCAGGAAGGATTACTCGGCAAGCTGTCGCTCGTGACGCCCAACGCCTGGTTCATGCGGGGCCTGGGTGAGCTGGCCGGAGGCGGAATCAGCGCTGCGCTACCCGCCTTCTTCGTTCTCATCGGTATCGCCGCGGTGGCTGGCTCAATCGGCCTCTACACAACCGGAAAGATGCTGAAGCCATGAGAAAAGTACTCGCCATCGCCCGGGTCGCCCTGTTGCGTTTTCTTCGAGATCGATCGACGGTCTTCTTCGTATTCGTGTTGCCGATCGGAATCGTCATGCTCATCGGCGCACAATTCGGCGGCGACTTCTCACCCCGGCTTGGAGTAGCCGCTGGTGACGGACCGGTCGCCGCAGACATCACAGCCCGGATTAAAGCAGAGGAAAGCATCACCGTGATCGAGTTCGATACCGAGGACGAACTGCTGCTGGCCGTTGAGCGTGGCAACTTATCGGCCGGGGCATCG
Coding sequences within it:
- a CDS encoding ABC transporter permease, with translation MRHAWTIAKNDLALRARDRSIFIIGLVAPLALAFIFNLVFGAGISDVGETITFDVGVANLDGGPIGEAFAGVLDSIASDGLLKVTVFDSADAARTAADEGDVGASFILPAGLSGSVLGGADATIEVVGNVDAPTTTQVASSIAEQFGLGVRTANLSVATALATGVLLPQDSIAAAGEAGTAPAAIEIGTVEAATRQIDSATYFVAGLSIFFLFFIAGMAVTSMLEERREGTLMRLLAAPINRKSITIGKSIASVLIGLVSMTVLVVTSTLIMGAEWGAPIGVALLVAGAVLAVVALMTFVGAFAKTAEQAGNLQSIVAVTMGMLGGTFFPITQEGLLGKLSLVTPNAWFMRGLGELAGGGISAALPAFFVLIGIAAVAGSIGLYTTGKMLKP